In Synechococcus sp. MW101C3, one genomic interval encodes:
- a CDS encoding nucleoside deaminase — MLSPPPVPAAQQRLWMERLLRQARRAGDRGEIPVAAVVLDGEGRCLGWGSNRRQLDQDPLGHAELVALSQAAAMRGSWRFNDCSLIVTLEPCPMCAGALVQARMGRVLFAAGDAKRGGLGGSVDLARHPSAHHRMEVEGGLLEVQATLLLADWFRQRRQRRPCGPTGTPAAPSPAD; from the coding sequence GTGCTGAGCCCTCCGCCCGTTCCTGCCGCCCAGCAGCGCCTGTGGATGGAGCGGTTGCTGCGCCAGGCCCGCCGCGCCGGTGACAGGGGAGAAATCCCTGTGGCGGCGGTGGTGCTGGATGGGGAAGGGCGCTGCCTCGGCTGGGGCAGCAACCGCCGCCAGCTGGATCAGGATCCGCTCGGCCATGCCGAGCTGGTGGCGTTGAGCCAGGCCGCGGCCATGCGTGGCAGCTGGCGTTTCAACGACTGCAGCTTGATCGTGACGCTCGAACCCTGCCCGATGTGCGCTGGCGCCCTGGTGCAGGCCCGTATGGGGCGGGTGCTGTTCGCCGCCGGAGATGCCAAACGAGGAGGGTTGGGTGGCAGCGTGGACCTGGCCCGGCACCCGAGCGCTCACCACCGCATGGAGGTGGAGGGTGGCTTGCTGGAGGTGCAGGCCACCCTGCTCCTGGCGGATTGGTTCAGGCAGCGGCGACAGCGACGGCCGTGCGGCCCGACTGGAACGCCGGCAGCTCCGTCTCCAGCAGATTGA
- a CDS encoding alanine--glyoxylate aminotransferase family protein has product MLALVTQSSDLPVNDRHRLPLEPIATPDRLLLGPGPSNAHPTVLAALARTPIGHLDPIYIELMGEVQELLRYAWQTDNRLTIPMSGTGSAAMEATLANTIEPGDKVLVAVKGYFGLRLVDMAQRYRAEVVTIERPWGEAFSLEELEAAMALHKPKILALVHAETSTGVCQPMEGIGDLCRQHDCLLLLDTVTSLGAVPVHLDAWGVDLAYSCSQKGLSCPPGLGPFTMGPRAEAKLAARSGKVPNWYLDVSLLNQYWGSNRVYHHTAPVNMNFGMREALRLLAEEGLEHAWGRHRSNAERLWSGLERLGLELLVPQPLRLPTLTTVRIPEGVDGKAFSLHLLNRHGIEVGGGLGALAGSVWRIGLMGYNSRAENVDLLLNLLETELPAFQSGRTAVAVAAA; this is encoded by the coding sequence CTGCTGGCCTTGGTCACACAGTCTTCCGATCTCCCGGTGAACGATCGTCATCGGCTCCCCCTGGAACCGATCGCCACCCCCGATCGCCTGCTGCTGGGCCCAGGGCCGTCGAATGCCCATCCCACGGTGCTGGCTGCGCTGGCACGCACACCGATCGGTCACCTCGATCCGATTTACATCGAGCTGATGGGCGAGGTGCAGGAACTGCTGCGTTACGCCTGGCAGACCGACAACCGCCTCACCATCCCGATGAGCGGCACCGGCAGTGCCGCCATGGAAGCCACCCTGGCCAACACCATCGAACCGGGTGACAAGGTTCTCGTGGCCGTGAAGGGCTATTTCGGCCTGCGGCTCGTCGACATGGCCCAGCGCTACCGCGCTGAGGTGGTCACGATCGAGCGCCCCTGGGGGGAAGCCTTCAGCCTCGAAGAGCTCGAAGCGGCGATGGCGCTCCACAAGCCGAAGATCCTGGCGCTTGTTCATGCCGAAACCTCCACCGGTGTGTGCCAGCCGATGGAAGGCATCGGCGATCTCTGCCGCCAACACGACTGCCTGCTGCTGCTCGATACGGTCACATCGCTCGGCGCCGTGCCGGTTCATCTCGACGCCTGGGGCGTGGATCTCGCCTACAGCTGCAGCCAGAAAGGGTTGAGCTGCCCTCCCGGCCTCGGTCCGTTCACCATGGGCCCTCGGGCTGAAGCCAAGCTGGCTGCCCGCAGCGGCAAGGTGCCCAACTGGTACCTGGATGTGTCACTGCTCAACCAGTACTGGGGGAGCAACCGGGTGTACCACCACACGGCACCGGTGAACATGAACTTCGGCATGCGCGAAGCGTTGCGCCTGCTGGCCGAGGAAGGCCTGGAGCACGCCTGGGGCCGCCATCGCAGCAACGCCGAGCGCCTCTGGAGCGGCCTGGAGCGCCTCGGCCTTGAGCTGCTTGTGCCACAGCCCCTGCGCCTGCCCACGCTCACCACGGTGCGCATTCCCGAGGGTGTGGATGGAAAGGCCTTCAGCCTCCATCTGCTCAACCGCCACGGCATCGAAGTGGGCGGCGGGCTCGGCGCGCTGGCCGGCTCGGTGTGGCGCATCGGCCTGATGGGCTACAACAGCCGCGCCGAAAACGTCGATCTGCTGCTCAATCTGCTGGAGACGGAGCTGCCGGCGTTCCAGTCGGGCCGCACGGCCGTCGCTGTCGCCGCTGCCTGA
- a CDS encoding allophycocyanin subunit beta yields MRDAITGLIGRYDQLGRYFDRNAIDRISAYLAEGEQRLMAVEIINQGATDIVREASRRLFEQDPELLLPGGNAYTTRRLAACLRDMDYFLRYASYALIADDATILNERVLNGLDDTYKSLGVPTGPTVRSITLLADVVMERLAEAGFDPAPLVRVPFDHMARGLSALDVRCR; encoded by the coding sequence ATGCGCGATGCCATCACCGGTCTGATCGGCCGGTATGACCAGCTGGGGCGCTATTTCGATCGGAACGCGATCGATCGCATCTCCGCCTACCTGGCGGAAGGCGAACAACGGCTCATGGCGGTGGAAATCATCAACCAGGGAGCCACCGACATCGTGCGGGAAGCCAGCCGGCGCCTGTTCGAGCAGGATCCCGAGCTGCTGCTGCCCGGCGGCAATGCCTACACCACCCGGCGCCTGGCGGCCTGCCTGCGGGACATGGACTATTTCCTGCGCTACGCCAGCTACGCCCTGATCGCCGACGACGCCACGATTCTCAACGAGCGGGTGTTGAACGGTCTCGACGACACCTACAAGAGCCTGGGAGTTCCCACGGGCCCCACGGTGCGCAGCATCACGCTGCTGGCCGATGTGGTGATGGAGCGGCTGGCCGAAGCCGGTTTTGATCCGGCTCCGCTCGTGCGGGTCCCCTTCGATCACATGGCCCGTGGCCTGTCTGCGCTCGACGTGCGCTGCCGCTGA
- a CDS encoding class I SAM-dependent methyltransferase has protein sequence MPDAVSKLAYQTLQQGKSLVGVAHKELSTRLGQLLAADGGPKTVPVPPEMLNQLRASMDRLLELDWQEAERGVYPASLLFDAPWLDWATRYPLVWLDLPNIWSRRSQRNVRDLPRDVEPENYPGYYLQNFHHQTDGYLSDHSAALYDLQVEILFNGTADPMRRRLLAPLQRGLRAFADRRPGQLRVLDVAAGTGRTLRQLRGALPGVQLVGLDLSAAYLREANRCLSQLPGELPQLVQGNAEALPFADGSFQAVTCVFLLHELPAEARQNVINACFKVLEPGGVLLLADSIQLADSPQFSAAMENFRRVFHEPYYRDYVGDDIEARLQQAGFEAVTAQTHFMTRVWCATRPREAAVTA, from the coding sequence ATGCCCGATGCCGTGAGCAAGCTCGCGTACCAGACCCTCCAGCAAGGCAAGAGCTTGGTGGGAGTGGCGCACAAGGAGCTGAGCACCCGTCTGGGGCAGCTGCTGGCCGCCGACGGGGGCCCGAAGACCGTACCGGTGCCACCGGAGATGCTCAACCAGCTGCGCGCCTCCATGGACCGCTTGCTGGAACTCGACTGGCAGGAAGCGGAGCGGGGGGTGTATCCCGCCTCGCTGTTGTTCGATGCCCCCTGGCTTGACTGGGCCACCCGCTACCCCTTGGTCTGGCTCGACCTGCCCAACATCTGGAGCCGGCGCAGCCAGCGCAATGTCCGCGACCTGCCGCGGGATGTGGAGCCGGAGAACTACCCCGGCTATTACCTGCAGAACTTCCACCACCAGACCGACGGTTACCTGAGCGACCACTCCGCCGCGCTCTACGACCTGCAGGTGGAGATCCTGTTCAACGGCACCGCCGATCCGATGCGTCGCCGTCTGCTGGCGCCGCTTCAGCGGGGCCTGCGCGCCTTCGCCGATCGTCGTCCGGGTCAGCTGCGGGTGCTTGATGTGGCCGCCGGCACGGGCCGCACCCTGCGCCAGCTGCGCGGGGCCCTGCCCGGGGTGCAGCTGGTGGGCCTCGACCTCTCGGCCGCCTATCTCCGTGAAGCCAACCGCTGCCTGAGCCAGCTGCCGGGTGAGCTGCCCCAGCTGGTGCAGGGCAATGCTGAGGCCCTTCCGTTCGCCGATGGCTCCTTCCAGGCCGTCACCTGCGTGTTCCTGCTCCATGAACTTCCCGCCGAGGCGCGGCAGAACGTGATCAACGCCTGCTTCAAGGTGCTCGAGCCGGGAGGGGTCCTACTGCTGGCCGACTCGATCCAGCTGGCCGACTCGCCCCAGTTCTCTGCAGCGATGGAGAACTTCCGCCGTGTGTTCCACGAGCCCTATTACCGCGATTACGTGGGCGACGACATCGAGGCCCGGCTGCAACAGGCCGGTTTTGAGGCGGTCACGGCCCAGACGCATTTCATGACCCGGGTCTGGTGCGCCACACGCCCTCGCGAGGCAGCGGTGACGGCCTGA
- a CDS encoding DUF6439 family protein yields MPSGSSALSTGPSTGTGTNPATSTEPSSGTGPATGWPPGSRELAEQLQRLLVIDGRDWHAHKSQKPRRAAEQIASALVHLLSEASPAHRRDPVAHAEAIALLEHGLGWLKGERSDPGCPSHGHGSR; encoded by the coding sequence ATGCCCTCCGGCAGCTCTGCCCTCTCCACCGGCCCCTCCACCGGCACCGGCACCAACCCCGCCACCAGCACAGAGCCCTCCTCCGGCACTGGCCCCGCAACCGGATGGCCGCCGGGCAGCCGTGAGCTGGCCGAGCAGCTGCAGCGTCTGCTGGTGATTGATGGCCGCGACTGGCATGCGCACAAGAGCCAGAAGCCCAGGCGCGCGGCCGAGCAGATCGCCTCGGCGCTGGTGCATCTGCTCAGCGAGGCCAGTCCGGCCCACCGCCGCGACCCTGTCGCCCATGCGGAGGCGATCGCCTTGCTGGAGCACGGCCTGGGCTGGCTGAAAGGGGAGCGAAGCGACCCCGGCTGCCCGAGCCATGGGCACGGCTCCCGGTAG
- a CDS encoding ATP-binding protein, with product MPRPLVPSLRWTDFITPSTLQLAPLLELLLEPMRRAHNLAQLQLGLQEALVNAVRHGNGGDPGKCLRIRRIQTPRWMIWQIQDEGTGVPTARRNSALPEEPGSCCGRGFFLIHHCFDDVRWSDRGNRLQLAVQIRPERG from the coding sequence ATGCCCCGGCCATTGGTCCCATCCCTGCGCTGGACCGATTTCATCACCCCTTCCACCCTGCAACTGGCGCCGCTCCTGGAGCTGCTGTTGGAGCCGATGCGCAGGGCCCACAACCTGGCCCAGCTTCAGCTTGGCTTGCAGGAAGCCCTGGTGAACGCCGTCCGCCATGGCAACGGCGGCGATCCGGGCAAGTGCCTGCGCATCCGTCGCATCCAGACCCCGCGCTGGATGATCTGGCAGATCCAGGACGAAGGCACGGGCGTGCCGACAGCGCGGCGCAACAGCGCCCTGCCGGAGGAGCCCGGCTCCTGCTGCGGCCGTGGATTCTTCCTCATCCACCACTGCTTCGACGACGTGCGCTGGAGCGACCGGGGCAACCGCCTGCAGCTGGCGGTGCAGATCCGGCCCGAACGGGGCTGA
- a CDS encoding GUN4 domain-containing protein has product MLSGPPASATVTADQLLERFLSASPRQQRSLLAQLEARRTELRPLLIDRLAGLDASGDDWVPGALIHWLLSETDPLAADFRGRYPQGWLETPTGSGIDYQPLQAALSEQAFELADRCTSSILRQLAGSAAEARGYVYFSEVPPISGIDLQTLDRLWLCYSRGRFGFSVQGRLLQACGGRWERLWPKLGWKEEGLWTRYPKAFTWSLEAPDGHMPLINQLRGVRLMDALLSHPALQQRVKGVAEGNGARR; this is encoded by the coding sequence ATGCTTTCCGGACCACCCGCCTCTGCCACGGTCACAGCCGATCAGCTGCTGGAGCGGTTCCTCAGCGCTTCCCCACGGCAGCAGCGCAGCCTGCTGGCCCAGCTGGAGGCACGTCGCACCGAGCTGCGCCCTCTGCTGATCGATCGCCTAGCGGGGCTTGATGCCAGCGGCGACGACTGGGTGCCGGGCGCCTTGATCCACTGGCTGTTGAGCGAGACCGACCCCCTGGCTGCCGATTTCCGCGGCCGGTACCCCCAGGGGTGGCTGGAAACCCCTACCGGCAGCGGCATCGACTACCAGCCTCTGCAGGCGGCCCTGAGCGAGCAGGCCTTCGAGCTGGCCGATCGCTGCACGAGCTCGATCCTGCGCCAGCTGGCCGGGTCCGCCGCCGAGGCCCGCGGGTACGTCTATTTCAGCGAGGTGCCACCGATCAGCGGCATCGATCTGCAGACCCTCGACCGGCTCTGGCTCTGCTACTCGCGCGGACGCTTCGGCTTCTCCGTACAGGGGCGCCTGCTGCAGGCCTGCGGCGGCCGCTGGGAGCGGTTGTGGCCCAAGCTCGGCTGGAAGGAGGAGGGCCTCTGGACCCGCTACCCCAAGGCTTTCACCTGGTCGTTGGAGGCACCGGATGGGCATATGCCCCTGATCAACCAGCTCCGGGGCGTGCGGCTGATGGATGCGCTGCTCAGCCATCCGGCGCTGCAACAGCGCGTGAAGGGTGTCGCTGAGGGCAACGGCGCACGGCGTTAG
- the psb28 gene encoding photosystem II reaction center protein Psb28, whose translation MTAIQFFRGVDEPVIPDIRLTRSRDGRTGQAMFVFEEPEALAPESIGDITGMFLLDEEGELVTREVKARFVNGRASAIEATYTWKNEEDFERFMRFAERYAAGHGLGFAGQDDEADAGAPAAESDPA comes from the coding sequence ATGACGGCTATTCAGTTCTTCCGCGGGGTGGACGAACCCGTGATTCCCGACATCCGGCTGACCCGCTCCCGCGACGGCCGCACCGGCCAGGCGATGTTCGTGTTCGAGGAGCCGGAAGCACTGGCCCCCGAAAGCATTGGTGACATCACCGGCATGTTCCTCCTTGATGAAGAGGGGGAGCTCGTGACCCGTGAGGTGAAGGCTCGCTTCGTGAACGGCCGCGCCAGCGCCATCGAAGCCACCTACACCTGGAAGAACGAAGAAGATTTCGAGCGCTTCATGCGTTTCGCGGAGCGCTATGCCGCGGGCCACGGCCTTGGCTTCGCCGGCCAGGACGACGAGGCTGACGCTGGAGCCCCTGCTGCGGAGTCGGATCCGGCTTGA
- a CDS encoding AI-2E family transporter, with product MNFGNWLGFAATIAAAALLWSLRGVVIQVFAAVVLAMAICTLVGFVQQRLRCNRSLALLVSVLGLVVVLSVAIAVLIPPFAEQFGLLLTKVPAAAALLLKMGRETLSWGGAMIYGQQDTRLDFEWLTSLLPAGGDSTAALAGGIGQGAMRLLGLAGNLGSGAVQLLFVVAVSLMVAVQPTAYREVAVLLVPSFYRRRFRRVLELCGTALSDWMVGVLISSCFVALLSGIGLWLLGVNLVVANALLAGLLNVIPNVGPTLSTIFPMSVALLDAPWKAVAVLGLYLVIQHLESYVITPSVMHHQLKLLPGLTLCAQFLFTVMFGPIGLLLALPLAVCLQVIIREVLIHDVLNPWQLQRRLS from the coding sequence TTGAACTTCGGGAACTGGCTTGGGTTCGCCGCCACCATCGCCGCTGCCGCACTGCTCTGGAGCCTGCGCGGTGTGGTGATTCAGGTCTTTGCCGCCGTGGTACTGGCCATGGCGATCTGCACCCTGGTGGGATTCGTGCAGCAACGGTTGCGCTGCAACCGCTCGCTGGCGCTGTTGGTGAGCGTGCTCGGGCTGGTGGTGGTGCTGTCCGTGGCCATCGCGGTGCTCATCCCCCCCTTCGCCGAGCAGTTCGGACTGCTGCTCACCAAGGTGCCCGCCGCCGCCGCGCTGCTGCTGAAGATGGGCCGCGAAACCCTCTCCTGGGGGGGGGCGATGATCTACGGCCAGCAGGACACCCGCCTTGATTTCGAGTGGCTGACCTCCCTGTTGCCGGCCGGCGGGGACAGCACCGCCGCCCTGGCCGGCGGGATCGGCCAGGGGGCAATGCGGCTCCTGGGTCTGGCGGGAAATCTCGGCAGCGGCGCTGTGCAGCTGCTGTTCGTGGTGGCCGTGAGCCTGATGGTGGCAGTGCAACCCACCGCCTACAGGGAAGTGGCGGTGTTGCTGGTGCCCTCCTTCTACCGTCGCCGCTTCCGCCGCGTGCTCGAACTCTGCGGCACTGCCCTCAGCGACTGGATGGTGGGGGTGTTGATCAGCTCCTGCTTCGTGGCGCTGCTCTCAGGCATCGGCCTCTGGCTGCTGGGGGTGAATCTTGTGGTGGCCAATGCGTTGCTGGCCGGCCTGCTGAACGTGATCCCCAATGTGGGACCCACCTTGAGCACCATCTTTCCGATGTCGGTGGCGCTGCTCGATGCCCCCTGGAAAGCGGTGGCGGTGCTTGGCCTCTATCTGGTCATCCAGCATCTGGAGAGCTATGTGATCACTCCTTCGGTGATGCATCACCAGCTCAAGTTGCTACCCGGCCTCACCCTGTGCGCCCAGTTCCTGTTCACGGTGATGTTCGGACCGATCGGATTGTTGCTGGCGCTGCCGTTGGCGGTGTGTCTACAGGTGATCATTCGTGAAGTACTGATCCACGACGTGCTCAACCCCTGGCAGCTTCAGCGTCGGCTTTCATGA
- a CDS encoding AI-2E family transporter, whose protein sequence is MKPRAVLGLLGLVVLGLLLWELRWVLLVLFGAVVLAVALDVPVTQLRRRLPINRPTALLSVLVVLVLLGWKVSELLLPELVEQAGEFTRLVPELVQRLGELAGGIKGFQSLEQQFASFTTLDRLQPLGTQLLGVAGSTANTTIQVLLMVLLALLLALDPRSHQRLLLAVSPRFARPGMESLLHDCRQAMGGWLAGMTISAVTVFLLTWAGLALLRVPLALLSALVCGLLTFVPTIGPTAATLLPLAVALLISPAKVLQVLLLRLLLQNLEAFVLTPVLLSRTVNMLPTVALMAQLCMGALLGLPGVLLALPLVVVLQVICQKVLVEQVMDRWTLEAS, encoded by the coding sequence ATGAAGCCTCGCGCTGTGCTCGGACTCCTGGGCCTCGTGGTGCTGGGGCTGCTCCTCTGGGAGCTCCGCTGGGTGCTGTTGGTGCTGTTCGGAGCCGTGGTGCTGGCCGTAGCGCTCGATGTGCCGGTCACCCAGCTGCGCCGGCGGCTGCCGATCAACCGGCCCACCGCCCTGTTGTCGGTGCTCGTGGTGTTGGTGCTGCTGGGCTGGAAGGTGTCGGAGCTGCTGTTGCCCGAGCTGGTGGAGCAGGCCGGTGAATTCACGCGTCTGGTGCCGGAGCTGGTGCAGCGCTTGGGGGAACTGGCCGGTGGGATCAAGGGGTTCCAGAGCCTCGAGCAGCAGTTCGCCAGCTTCACCACGTTGGACAGGCTGCAACCGCTCGGCACCCAGTTGCTGGGGGTGGCAGGCAGCACCGCCAATACCACCATCCAGGTGCTGCTGATGGTGCTGCTGGCTTTGCTGCTCGCGCTCGATCCCCGCAGCCACCAGCGCCTGCTGCTTGCCGTTTCCCCGCGCTTTGCCCGCCCCGGCATGGAGAGCCTGCTGCACGATTGCCGTCAGGCCATGGGCGGCTGGCTGGCTGGCATGACGATCTCCGCCGTCACCGTTTTTCTGCTCACCTGGGCCGGCCTGGCGCTGCTGAGGGTGCCGCTGGCCCTGCTCAGCGCCTTGGTGTGTGGCCTGCTCACCTTTGTGCCCACGATCGGTCCCACGGCCGCCACCTTGCTGCCACTGGCGGTGGCCCTGCTGATTTCCCCAGCCAAGGTGCTGCAGGTGCTGCTGCTGCGCCTGCTGCTTCAGAACCTGGAAGCCTTCGTGCTCACGCCGGTGCTGCTCAGCCGTACGGTCAACATGCTGCCCACAGTGGCACTGATGGCCCAGCTCTGCATGGGCGCCCTGCTGGGCCTGCCCGGGGTGCTGCTGGCCCTGCCGCTGGTGGTGGTGCTGCAGGTGATCTGCCAGAAGGTGCTGGTGGAACAGGTGATGGACCGCTGGACGCTGGAAGCGTCTTAG
- the secF gene encoding protein translocase subunit SecF, whose product MTMSPTAADPVPEIRFFRINRYRRLAWGASGAACVLSLLGLLLSWLNPSIGLPLKPGLDFTGGTRIQLERACGASCSPLTAPQVEEQLSQVKLPVEAGAAAPQLERAPLQVLDGGRSIDLRMPTLSAVQSTALIEQLSSRIGPFLPGDTSIETIGPTLGDQLLKSSLLSLLVSFAAIAAYITFRYDRLFASLAIVCLAHDVLITAGLFAWLGLLLGVEVDSLFAVSLITVAGYSVNDTVVVFDRIREQKSLLGHLPINDQVDVAVDVTLTRSLYTSLTTLLPLLGMIFFGGSSLFWFAVALATGIAVGSWSSIGVAPTLLSLITASNRARSPLA is encoded by the coding sequence ATGACCATGAGTCCCACAGCCGCGGATCCGGTTCCAGAGATCCGTTTTTTCCGCATCAATCGCTATCGCCGCCTCGCCTGGGGGGCCTCTGGAGCCGCCTGTGTGCTGAGCCTGCTGGGCCTGCTGCTCAGTTGGCTGAATCCATCGATCGGGCTGCCACTCAAGCCGGGCCTCGACTTCACCGGTGGCACCCGCATCCAGCTGGAGAGGGCCTGTGGCGCCAGCTGCTCCCCCCTCACGGCACCGCAGGTGGAAGAACAGCTCTCCCAGGTGAAATTGCCTGTAGAAGCTGGTGCAGCCGCCCCCCAACTTGAGCGCGCGCCACTGCAGGTGCTTGACGGCGGACGATCGATCGATCTGCGGATGCCCACCCTCAGTGCCGTCCAGAGCACGGCATTGATTGAACAGCTCAGCAGCCGGATCGGGCCATTCCTTCCGGGTGACACCTCGATCGAAACGATCGGCCCCACCCTGGGCGACCAGCTCCTGAAAAGCAGCCTGTTATCCCTGCTCGTTAGCTTCGCGGCGATCGCGGCCTACATCACCTTCCGTTACGACCGCCTGTTCGCCTCCCTGGCCATCGTCTGCCTGGCCCACGACGTGCTGATCACCGCTGGGCTGTTTGCCTGGCTGGGCCTCCTGCTGGGTGTGGAGGTTGATTCTCTGTTCGCTGTTTCGCTGATCACGGTGGCGGGGTATTCCGTCAACGACACCGTGGTGGTGTTCGACCGCATCAGGGAGCAGAAATCCTTGCTCGGTCACCTTCCCATCAATGATCAGGTGGATGTGGCAGTGGATGTCACTCTCACCCGCTCGCTCTACACCTCGCTCACCACCTTGTTGCCTCTGCTGGGCATGATTTTCTTCGGCGGCAGCAGCCTGTTCTGGTTTGCCGTGGCGCTCGCCACTGGAATCGCCGTCGGGAGTTGGTCGAGCATCGGCGTGGCGCCCACCCTGCTCAGCCTGATCACAGCATCGAACCGGGCGCGCAGCCCGCTGGCATGA
- the secD gene encoding protein translocase subunit SecD: MARQQGWVALILALAIAAGVVLVTFPLQLGLDLRGGSQLTLQVMPAGAIRQVQAEQLEAVQEVLDRRINSLGVAESTLQRVGDDQLLLQLPGEQDPSRAARVLGTTALLEFRVQKPGTEQEMQGLLRLKTQASAVLGRLKNRRPADPSTPGLPPGATPPPAPSFPAEEMAKAFSALGLEVPAGASEADQLELLLAEVNKRVVALYEPAAFTGRDLTGAGRQQQANGTGWDVTLNFNRAGGEAFARLTQSIAGTNRLLGIVLDGRSISEASVGEQFKAAGITGGAASISGNFTAEEARDLEVQLRGGSLPLPIKIIEVRTVGPTLGAENIRSSLVAALGGLALVAVFMVVVYRLPGFVSVLALLLYSLFNLAAYALIPVTLSLPGIAGFILSVGMAVDANVLIFERVKEELRGGNSLIRSIDTGFSLAFSSIIDGHATGLISCVALFALGTGLVKGFAVTLAIGLVLSLFTALTCTRTLLRLLMSYPSLRRPTYFLPVRELPSSAA; encoded by the coding sequence ATGGCACGCCAACAAGGATGGGTGGCCCTGATCCTGGCCCTGGCGATTGCCGCCGGGGTTGTCCTGGTCACGTTTCCGCTTCAGCTCGGCCTCGATCTGCGCGGCGGCAGCCAGCTCACCCTCCAGGTGATGCCGGCCGGCGCGATTCGGCAGGTGCAGGCCGAGCAGCTCGAAGCGGTGCAGGAGGTGCTTGATCGCCGCATCAACAGCCTCGGGGTGGCCGAATCCACCCTGCAGCGCGTCGGCGATGACCAACTGCTGCTGCAGCTGCCCGGTGAGCAGGATCCCAGCCGCGCCGCCAGGGTGCTGGGCACCACGGCCCTGCTGGAGTTCCGGGTCCAGAAACCTGGCACAGAGCAGGAAATGCAAGGGTTGCTGCGCCTGAAAACCCAGGCCTCCGCCGTGCTCGGCCGGCTGAAGAACAGGCGCCCGGCTGATCCTTCCACCCCCGGGCTCCCGCCGGGCGCCACGCCCCCGCCAGCCCCCAGCTTCCCCGCTGAGGAAATGGCCAAGGCCTTCAGCGCCCTGGGCCTGGAAGTGCCGGCGGGAGCCAGCGAAGCTGACCAGCTCGAACTGCTGCTGGCCGAAGTGAACAAGCGGGTCGTGGCTCTCTATGAACCGGCCGCCTTCACGGGCCGCGACCTCACCGGCGCCGGTCGCCAACAGCAGGCCAACGGTACCGGCTGGGATGTGACGTTGAACTTCAACCGCGCCGGAGGAGAAGCCTTCGCGCGCCTCACCCAATCGATCGCGGGCACCAACCGACTGCTCGGCATCGTGCTCGATGGACGCTCGATCAGCGAGGCCAGCGTGGGCGAACAGTTCAAGGCGGCCGGGATCACCGGTGGCGCCGCGAGCATTTCCGGCAACTTCACCGCTGAAGAAGCGCGGGATCTGGAGGTGCAGCTGCGCGGTGGCTCGCTGCCCCTGCCGATCAAAATCATCGAAGTTCGCACCGTGGGGCCCACGCTCGGGGCCGAGAACATCCGCTCCAGCCTGGTGGCGGCTCTGGGCGGCCTGGCGCTGGTGGCGGTGTTCATGGTGGTGGTCTATCGCCTGCCCGGCTTCGTCTCGGTGCTGGCGCTGCTCCTCTACTCCCTGTTCAACCTCGCGGCCTACGCCCTGATTCCGGTCACGCTGTCGCTGCCAGGCATCGCTGGGTTCATCCTCAGCGTGGGCATGGCGGTGGATGCCAACGTGCTGATCTTCGAGCGGGTGAAGGAGGAGCTGCGCGGCGGCAACAGCCTCATCCGCTCGATCGACACCGGTTTCTCGCTGGCTTTCTCCTCGATCATCGACGGCCACGCCACCGGCCTGATCAGTTGCGTGGCCCTGTTCGCCCTGGGCACCGGCCTGGTGAAAGGCTTCGCCGTCACCCTGGCGATCGGCCTGGTGCTGAGCCTGTTCACCGCACTCACCTGCACCCGCACCCTGCTGCGGTTGCTGATGAGCTACCCCTCGCTGCGACGACCCACCTACTTCCTCCCGGTCCGTGAGCTTCCGTCCTCTGCTGCCTGA